The following are encoded in a window of Thunnus albacares chromosome 9, fThuAlb1.1, whole genome shotgun sequence genomic DNA:
- the LOC122989057 gene encoding trace amine-associated receptor 13c-like codes for MVETPKQAELCTRPLNTSCTSTPVSTKATLIKTLLYCITLLTVILNLLVVISISHFRQLHTSTNVFLLSLAVSDLLVGLAVMPAAIALHSCWFLGEITCALSFLLTFILTSSSVGSMVLISVDRYVAICAPLHYSSMITPRRAKICVSLCWICSVIYNFIILKDHLLQIDMLNPCPQECTLIISYISGAVDFILTFFSPVTVIIVLYMRVFVVAVSQARVMRSQIVADKSRTLIVVAKKSEMRAARTLGIVLLVFILCLCPYYCPSLAGQDNTVDGSSPEVWLFFCNSSLNPLIYAFFYPWFRKSIKLIVSLQILQPGSCEAKIM; via the exons ATGGTAGAGACACCGAAACAAGCAGAGCTCTGCACCCGTCCCCTCAACACCTCCTGCACGTCAACGCCTGTTTCTACCAAAGCCACGCTCATCAAAACGCTGCTGTACTGCATCACTCTGCTCACTGTGATACTCAACCTGTTGGTTGTAATCTCCATCTCTCATTTCAG GCAGCTTCACACCTCCACCAatgtcttcctcctctccctggcTGTGTCTGACTTGCTTGTGGGCCTTGCAGTGATGCCAGCTGCAATTGCCCTGCACTCCTGCTGGTTTCTGGGTGAAATCACATGTGCTCTCTCATTCTTGTTGACCTTTATCCTCACATCCTCCTCTGTCGGAAGCATGGTGCTCATATCAGTGGATCGTTATGTGGCCATTTGTGCCCCTCTGCACTATTCTTCCATGATAACGCCAAGAAGAGCTAaaatctgtgtgtctttgtgttggaTCTGTTCTGTTATCTACAACTTCATAATACTAAAAGATCACTTGTTACAAATAGATATGTTAAATCCCTGCCCCCAAGAATGTACACTTATCATAAGCTACATATCAGGGGCAGTAGACTTTATTCTGACCTTTTTCAGCCCTGTTACTGTTATCATAGTTCTCTATATGAGAGTGTTTGTGGTGGCTGTGTCACAGGCACGTGTCATGCGGTCTCAAATTGTAGCTGACAAATCAAGAACTCTGATTGTAGTTGCAAAGAAATCTGAGATGAGGGCTGCTAGAACTCTTGGCATTGTCCTACTTGTGTTTATACTTTGTTTATGTCCGTACTACTGTCCTTCTCTAGCAGGACAGGACAACACAGTTGATGGTTCATCACCTGAAGTTTGGCTATTTTTTTGTAACTCCAGTTTAAATCCTCTGATCTATGCCTTTTTCTACCCCTGGTTCAGAAAATCAATTAAACTCATTGTCAGCCTTCAAATACTGCAGCCAGGTTCCTGTGAGGCCAAGATAATGTAG
- the LOC122989060 gene encoding trace amine-associated receptor 13c-like: MVETLKQAELCTLPLNTSCMSTPVSTKATLIKTLLYCIALLTVILNLLVVISISHFRQLHTSTNVFLLSLAVSDLLVGLAVMPAAIALHSCWFLDEITCALSFLLTFILTSSSVGSMVLISADRYVAICAPLHYSSMITPRRAKICVSLCWICSVIYNFIILKDHLLQIDMLNPCPQECTLIISYISGAVDFILTFFSPVTVIIVLYMRVFVVSVSQARVMRSQIVAVKSRTLTVVAKKSEMRAARTLGIVLLVFILCLCPYYCPSLAGQDTTFDGSFAQLWLFYCNSSLNPLIYAFFYPWFRKAIKLIFTFQILQPGSCEAKIM, from the exons ATGGTAGAGACACTGAAACAAGCAGAGCTCTGCACCCTTCCCCTCAACACCTCCTGTATGTCAACGCCTGTTTCTACCAAAGCCACGCTCATCAAAACGCTGCTGTACTGCATCGCTCTGCTCACTGTGATACTCAACCTGTTGGTTGTAATCTCCATCTCTCATTTCAG GCAGCTCCACACCTCCACCAatgtcttcctcctctccctggcTGTGTCTGACTTGCTTGTGGGCCTTGCAGTGATGCCAGCTGCAATTGCCCTGCACTCCTGCTGGTTTCTGGATGAAATCACATGTGCTCTCTCATTCTTGTTGACCTTTATCCTCACATCCTCCTCTGTTGGAAGCATGGTGCTCATATCAGCTGACCGTTACGTGGCCATTTGTGCCCCTCTGCACTATTCTTCCATGATAACGCCAAGAAGAGCTAaaatctgtgtgtctttgtgttggaTCTGTTCTGTTATCTACAACTTCATAATACTAAAAGATCACTTGTTACAAATAGATATGTTAAATCCCTGCCCCCAAGAATGTACACTTATCATAAGCTACATATCAGGGGCAGTAGACTTTATTCTGACCTTTTTCAGCCCTGTTACTGTTATCATAGTTCTCTATATGAGAGTGTTTGTGGTGTCTGTGTCACAGGCACGTGTCATGCGGTCTCAAATTGTAGCTGTCAAATCAAGAACTCTGACTGTAGTTGCAAAGAAATCTGAGATGAGGGCTGCTAGAACTCTTGGCATTGTCCTACTTGTGTTTATACTTTGTCTCTGTCCGTACTACTGTCCTTCTCTAGCAGGACAGGACACCACATTTGATGGTTCATTCGCTCAACTTTGGCTATTTTATTGTAACTCCAGTTTAAATCCTCTGATCTATGCCTTTTTCTACCCCTGGTTTAGAAAAGCCATTAAACTCATTTTCACCTTTCAAATACTGCAGCCAGGTTCCTGTGAGGCCAAGATAATGTAG
- the LOC122989058 gene encoding trace amine-associated receptor 13c-like: protein MVETPKQAELCTRPLNTSCTSTPVSTKATLIKTLLYCIALLTVILNLLVVISISHFRQLHTSTNVLLLSLAVSDLFVGLAMMPAAIALHSCWFLDEITCALSFMLTFILTSSSVGSMVLISVDRYVAICAPLHYSSMITPRRAKICVSLCWICSVLYNFTILKDFLLQIDMLNPCPQECTLIISYISGAVDFILTFFSPVTVIIVLYMRVFVVAVSQARVMRSQIVADKSRTLTVVVKKSEMRAARTLGIVLLVFILCLCPYYCPSLAGQDNTVDGSFAQLWLFHCNSSLNPLIYAFFYPWFRKSIKLIVSLQILQPGSCEAKIM, encoded by the exons ATGGTAGAGACACCGAAACAAGCAGAGCTCTGCACCCGTCCCCTCAACACCTCCTGCACGTCAACGCCTGTTTCTACCAAAGCCACGCTCATCAAAACGCTGCTGTACTGCATCGCTCTGCTCACTGTGATACTCAACCTGTTGGTTGTAATCTCCATCTCTCATTTCAG GCAGCTCCACACCTCCACcaatgtcctcctcctctccctggcTGTGTCTGACTTGTTTGTGGGCCTTGCAATGATGCCAGCTGCAATTGCCCTGCACTCCTGCTGGTTTCTGGATGAAATCACATGTGCTCTCTCATTCATGTTGACCTTTATCCTCACATCCTCCTCTGTCGGAAGCATGGTGCTCATATCAGTGGATCGTTATGTGGCCATTTGTGCCCCTCTGCACTATTCTTCCATGATAACGCCAAGAAGAGCTAaaatctgtgtgtctttgtgttggaTCTGTTCTGTTCTCTACAACTTCACAATACTAAAAGATTTCTTGTTACAAATAGATATGTTAAATCCCTGCCCCCAAGAATGTACACTTATCATAAGCTACATATCAGGGGCAGTAGACTTTATTCTGACCTTTTTCAGCCCTGTTACTGTTATCATAGTTCTCTATATGAGGGTGTTTGTGGTGGCTGTGTCACAGGCACGTGTCATGCGGTCTCAAATTGTAGCTGACAAATCAAGAACTCTGACTGTAGTTGTAAAGAAATCTGAGATGAGGGCTGCTAGAACTCTTGGCATTGTCCTACTTGTGTTTATACTTTGTCTCTGTCCATACTACTGTCCTTCTCTAGCAGGACAGGACAACACAGTTGATGGTTCATTCGCTCAACTTTGGCTATTTCATTGTAACTCCAGTTTAAATCCTCTGATCTATGCCTTTTTCTACCCCTGGTTTAGAAAATCAATTAAACTCATTGTCAGCCTTCAAATACTGCAGCCAGGTTCCTGTGAGGCCAAGATAATGTAG
- the LOC122989055 gene encoding trace amine-associated receptor 13c-like: MVETPKQAELCTRPLNTSCMSTPVSTKATLIKTLLYCIALLTVILNLLVVISISHFRQLHTSTNVFLLSLAVSDLLVGLAVMPAAIALHSCWFLDEITCVLSFLLTFILTSSSVGSMVLISVDRYVAICAPLHYSSMIMPRRAKICVSLCWICSVLYNFIILKDHLSQIDMLNPCPQECTLIISYISGAVDFILTFFCPVTVIIVLYMRVFVVAVSQARVMRSQIVADKSRTLTVVAKKSEMRAARTLGIVLLVFILCLCPYYCPSLAGQDNTVDGSSPEVWLFYCNSSLNPLIYAFFYPWFRKSIKLIVSLQILQPGSCEAKIM; encoded by the exons ATGGTAGAGACACCGAAACAAGCAGAGCTCTGCACCCGTCCCCTCAACACCTCCTGCATGTCAACGCCTGTTTCTACCAAAGCCACGCTCATCAAAACGCTGCTGTACTGCATCGCTCTGCTCACTGTGATACTCAACCTGTTGGTTGTAATCTCCATCTCTCATTTCAG GCAGCTTCACACCTCCACCAatgtcttcctcctctccctggcTGTGTCTGACTTGCTTGTGGGCCTTGCAGTGATGCCAGCTGCAATTGCCCTGCACTCCTGCTGGTTTCTGGATGAAATCACATGTGTTCTCTCATTCTTGTTGACCTTTATCCTCACATCCTCCTCTGTCGGAAGCATGGTGCTCATATCAGTGGATCGTTATGTGGCCATTTGTGCCCCTCTGCACTATTCTTCCATGATAATGCCAAGAAGAGCTAaaatctgtgtgtctttgtgttggaTCTGTTCTGTTCTCTACAACTTCATAATACTAAAAGATCACTTGTCCCAAATAGATATGTTAAATCCCTGCCCCCAAGAATGTACACTTATCATAAGCTACATATCAGGGGCAGTAGACTTTATTCTGACCTTTTTCTGCCCTGTTACTGTTATCATAGTTCTCTATATGAGAGTGTTTGTGGTGGCTGTGTCACAGGCACGTGTCATGCGATCTCAAATTGTAGCTGACAAATCAAGAACTCTGACTGTAGTTGCAAAGAAATCTGAGATGAGGGCTGCTAGAACTCTTGGCATTGTCCTACTTGTGTTTATACTTTGTTTATGTCCATACTACTGTCCTTCTCTAGCAGGACAGGACAACACAGTTGATGGTTCATCACCTGAAGTTTGGCTTTTTTATTGTAACTCCAGTTTAAATCCTCTGATCTATGCCTTTTTCTACCCCTGGTTTAGAAAATCAATTAAACTGATTGTCAGCCTTCAAATACTGCAGCCAGGTTCCTGTGAGGCCAAGATAATGTAG
- the LOC122989051 gene encoding trace amine-associated receptor 13c-like: protein MVETPKQAELCTLPLNTSCTSTPVSTKATLIKTLLYCIALLTVILNLLVVISISHFRQLHTSTNVFLLSLAVSDLFVGLAVMPAAIATLQSCWFLGEITCALSFMLSFILISSSIGSMVLISVDRYVAICAPLHYSSMITPRRAKICVSLCWICSVIYNFIILKDFLLQIDMLNTCPQECTLIISYISGAVDFILTFFSPVTVIIVLYMRVFVVAVSQARVMRSQIVADKSRTLTVVVKKSEMRAARTLGIVLLVFILCLCPYYCPSLAGQDKTVDGSSPEVWLFYCNSSLNPLIYAFFYPWFRKSIKLIASLQILQPGSCEAKIM, encoded by the exons ATGGTAGAGACACCGAAACAAGCAGAGCTCTGCACCCTTCCCCTCAACACCTCCTGCACGTCAACGCCTGTTTCTACCAAAGCCACGCTCATCAAAACACTGCTGTACTGCATCGCTCTGCTCACTGTGATACTCAACCTGTTGGTTGTAATCTCCATCTCTCATTTCAG GCAGCTCCACACCTCCACCAatgtcttcctcctctccctggcTGTGTCTGACTTGTTTGTGGGCCTTGCAGTGATGCCAGCTGCAATCGCCACGCTGCAGTCCTGCTGGTTTCTGGGTGAAATCACATGTGCTCTCTCATTCATGTTGAGCTTTatcctcatctcctcctctatTGGAAGCATGGTGCTCATATCAGTGGATCGTTACGTGGCCATTTGTGCCCCTCTGCACTATTCTTCCATGATAACGCCAAGAAGAGCTAAaatctgtgtgtctttatgttgGATCTGTTCTGTTATCTACAACTTCATAATACTAAAAGATTTCTTGTTACAAATAGATATGTTAAATACCTGCCCCCAAGAATGTACACTTATCATAAGCTACATATCAGGGGCAGTAGACTTTATTCTGACCTTTTTCAGCCCTGTTACTGTTATTATAGTTCTCTATATGAGAGTGTTTGTGGTGGCTGTGTCACAGGCACGTGTCATGCGGTCTCAAATTGTAGCTGACAAATCAAGAACTCTGACTGTAGTTGTAAAGAAATCTGAGATGAGGGCTGCTAGAACTCTTGGCATTGTCCTACTTGTGTTTATACTTTGTTTATGTCCATACTACTGTCCTTCTCTAGCAGGACAGGACAAGACAGTTGATGGTTCATCACCTGAAGTTTGGCTTTTTTATTGTAACTCCAGTTTAAATCCTCTGATCTATGCCTTTTTCTACCCCTGGTTCAGAAAATCAATTAAACTTATTGCCAGCCTTCAAATACTGCAGCCAGGTTCCTGTGAGGCCAAGATAATGTAG
- the LOC122989059 gene encoding trace amine-associated receptor 8a-like — translation MVETLERTELCTLPLNTSCTSMPVSPKAMLIKTLLYCIALLTVTLNLLVVISICYFRQLHTSTNVFLLSLAVSDLLVGLVLMPTSVATLLSCWFLDKITCALWILLSSILTSSSVGNMVLISVDRYVAICAPLHYSSMITQRRAKICVSLCWICSVIYNFIILKDHLSQTDMLNPCPQECTLIISYISGAVDFILTFFSPVTVIIVLYMRVFVVAVSQARVMRSQIVADKSRTLIVVAKKSEMRAARTLGIILLVFILCLCPYYCPFLAGQDTTDDGSSPEVWLFCCNSTLNPLIYAFFYPWFRKAIKLIVSLQILQPGSCEAKIM, via the exons ATGGTAGAGACACTGGAACGAACAGAGCTCTGCACCCTTCCCCTCAACACCTCCTGCACGTCGATGCCTGTTTCTCCCAAAGCCATGCTCATCAAAACACTGCTGTACTGCATCGCTCTGCTAACTGTGACGCTCAACCTGTTGGTTGTAATCTCCATCTGTTACTTCAG GCAGCTCCACACCTCTACCAatgtcttcctcctctccctggcTGTGTCTGACTTGCTTGTGGGCCTTGTACTGATGCCAACTTCAGTTGCCACGCTGCTGTCCTGCTGGTTTCTTGATAAAATTACATGTGCTCTCTGGATCTTGTTGAGCTCTattctcacctcctcctctgttggTAACATGGTGCTCATATCAGTTGACCGTTACGTGGCCATTTGTGCCCCTCTGCACTATTCTTCCATGATAACGCAAAGAAGAGCTAaaatctgtgtgtctttgtgttggaTCTGTTCTGTTATCTACAACTTCATAATACTAAAAGATCACTTGTCCCAAACAGATATGTTAAATCCCTGCCCACAAGAATGTACACTTATCATAAGCTATATATCAGGGGCAGTAGACTTTATTCTGACCTTTTTCAGCCCTGTTACTGTTATTATAGTTCTCTATATGAGAGTGTTTGTGGTGGCTGTGTCACAGGCACGTGTCATGCGGTCTCAAATTGTAGCTGACAAATCAAGAACTCTGATTGTAGTTGCAAAGAAATCTGAGATGAGGGCTGCTAGAACTCTTGGCATTATCCTACTTGTGTTTATACTTTGTCTCTGTCCATACTACTGTCCTTTTCTAGCAGGACAGGACACCACAGATGATGGTTCATCACCTGAAGTTTGGCTTTTttgttgtaactccactttAAATCCTCTGATCTATGCCTTTTTCTACCCCTGGTTTAGAAAAGCCATTAAACTCATTGTCAGCCTTCAAATACTGCAGCCAGGTTCCTGTGAGGCCAAGATAATGTAG
- the LOC122989052 gene encoding trace amine-associated receptor 13c-like — translation MVETPKQAELCTLPLNTSCMSTPVSTKATLIKTLLYCIALLTVILNLLVVISISHFRQLHTSTNVLLLSLAVSDLLVGLAMMPAAIALHSCWFMDEITCALSFMLTFILTSSSVGSMVLISVDRYVAICAPLHYSSMITPRRAKICVSLCWICSVIYNFIILKDHLLQTDMLNPCPQECTLIISYISGAVDFILTFFSPVTVIIVLYMRVFVVAVSQARVMRSQIVADKSRTLIVVAKKSEMRAARTLGIVLLVFILCLCPYYCPSLAGQDKTVDGSSPEVWLFYCNSSLNPLIYAFFYPWFRKSIKLIASLQILQPGSCEAKIM, via the exons ATGGTAGAGACACCGAAACAAGCAGAGCTCTGCACCCTTCCCCTCAACACCTCCTGCATGTCAACGCCTGTTTCTACCAAAGCCACGCTCATCAAAACACTGCTGTACTGCATCGCTCTGCTCACTGTGATACTCAACCTGTTGGTTGTAATCTCCATCTCTCATTTCAG GCAGCTTCACACCTCCACcaatgtcctcctcctctccctggcTGTGTCTGACTTGCTTGTGGGCCTTGCAATGATGCCAGCTGCAATTGCCCTGCACTCCTGCTGGTTTATGGATGAAATCACATGTGCTCTCTCATTCATGTTGACCTTTATCCTCACATCCTCCTCTGTCGGAAGCATGGTGCTCATATCAGTGGATCGTTATGTGGCCATTTGTGCCCCTCTGCACTATTCTTCCATGATAACGCCAAGAAGAGCTAaaatctgtgtgtctttgtgttggaTCTGTTCTGTTATCTACAACTTCATAATACTAAAAGATCACTTGTTACAAACAGATATGTTAAATCCCTGCCCCCAAGAATGTACACTTATCATAAGCTATATATCAGGGGCAGTAGACTTTATTCTGACCTTTTTCAGCCCTGTTACTGTTATCATAGTTCTCTATATGAGAGTGTTTGTGGTGGCTGTGTCACAGGCACGTGTCATGCGGTCTCAAATTGTAGCTGACAAATCAAGAACTCTGATTGTAGTTGCAAAGAAATCTGAGATGAGGGCTGCTAGAACTCTTGGCATTGTCCTACTTGTGTTTATACTTTGTTTATGTCCATACTACTGTCCTTCTCTAGCAGGACAGGACAAGACAGTTGATGGTTCATCACCTGAAGTTTGGCTATTTTATTGTAACTCCAGTTTAAATCCTCTGATCTATGCCTTTTTCTACCCCTGGTTCAGAAAATCAATTAAACTCATTGCCAGCCTTCAAATACTGCAGCCAGGTTCCTGTGAGGCCAAGATAATGTAG